A single window of Hymenobacter sp. APR13 DNA harbors:
- a CDS encoding endonuclease III domain-containing protein, giving the protein MPTPATYASPAADKTRENHRLLNEFYPPLSLDTPRRSPMRELISTVLSHRTTHADEELAYDRMLEALGDWAGVLAAPTAELAHAIRTTRWPDTQAPRIQEILRRIWAERGAFELDFLADWPTEKGMGWLNDMPGIGLKTASLVLLFNFGKPVLPVDTHVHRIAQRVGMIGPKASADKAHQVLLEQLPKDALALLNFHKHNYWHGQKVCFFTRPDCARCPLKGFCNYYLEHHGPATPEALAATPTHWNTAWGALAH; this is encoded by the coding sequence ATGCCCACTCCCGCCACCTACGCCTCGCCGGCTGCCGACAAGACCCGCGAAAACCACCGGCTGCTGAACGAGTTTTACCCTCCGCTCTCGCTGGATACGCCGCGCCGCTCGCCTATGCGGGAGCTGATTTCCACAGTCCTTTCCCACCGCACCACCCACGCCGACGAGGAACTGGCCTACGACCGAATGCTGGAAGCCTTGGGCGACTGGGCCGGGGTGCTGGCGGCGCCCACCGCCGAGCTGGCCCATGCCATCCGTACCACCCGCTGGCCCGACACGCAGGCGCCCCGCATCCAAGAGATTCTGCGCCGGATCTGGGCCGAGCGCGGGGCGTTTGAGCTGGATTTTCTGGCCGACTGGCCCACAGAAAAGGGCATGGGGTGGCTGAACGACATGCCCGGCATCGGCCTGAAAACGGCCTCGCTGGTGCTGCTGTTCAACTTCGGCAAGCCCGTGCTGCCCGTCGATACGCACGTGCACCGCATCGCGCAGCGCGTGGGCATGATCGGGCCCAAAGCCTCCGCCGACAAGGCCCACCAGGTGTTACTGGAGCAGCTGCCAAAGGATGCGCTGGCGCTGCTCAATTTCCACAAGCACAACTACTGGCACGGCCAGAAGGTGTGTTTCTTCACCAGGCCCGATTGCGCCCGGTGCCCACTCAAGGGCTTCTGCAACTACTACCTGGAGCACCACGGCCCCGCCACCCCCGAGGCCCTGGCCGCCACGCCCACCCACTGGAACACCGCCTGGGGCGCGCTGGCGCATTAG
- a CDS encoding radical SAM protein, with protein sequence MRLVRHPVLCNYYVTYRCNAKCSFCDIWEKPSPYITLEDVERNLRDLKRLGVSVVDFTGGEPLLHRQIHEFVGLAHDMGFITTLTTNCLLYPKYAEKLRGKVDMLHFSLDSSEKEVHDKGRGVACYDFVLESIRVARELGERPDILFTVFRENLHELEAVYRDITQPNGLVLILNPAFEYNTVETGGLLTPAELDYLSAFGKRKGVYLNEAFIELRRDGGNHVAAPVCRAASTTLVISPSNELVLPCYHLGEQKFPINGQLYDLYHAPEVGRLVALEGRLPQCEGCTINCYMQPSFAVETSKYFWQALPSTIKYNWTKGTWKRMLAR encoded by the coding sequence ATGCGCTTAGTTCGTCATCCGGTTTTGTGCAATTACTACGTCACGTACCGGTGCAATGCCAAGTGCTCGTTTTGCGACATCTGGGAGAAACCCTCGCCCTACATCACGCTGGAGGATGTGGAGCGCAACCTGCGCGACCTGAAGCGCCTGGGCGTGTCGGTGGTGGACTTCACGGGCGGCGAGCCGCTGCTGCACCGCCAAATTCATGAGTTTGTGGGTCTGGCGCATGATATGGGCTTCATCACCACGCTCACCACCAACTGCCTGCTTTACCCCAAATACGCCGAGAAGCTGCGCGGCAAAGTGGACATGCTGCACTTCTCCCTCGACTCGTCGGAGAAGGAAGTGCACGACAAAGGCCGGGGCGTGGCCTGCTACGATTTCGTGCTGGAAAGCATCCGCGTAGCCCGGGAGCTGGGCGAGCGGCCCGATATCCTGTTCACGGTGTTCCGCGAAAACCTGCACGAGCTGGAAGCCGTGTACCGCGACATCACCCAGCCCAACGGCCTGGTGCTGATTCTGAACCCGGCCTTCGAGTATAACACCGTGGAAACCGGCGGGCTGCTGACGCCGGCCGAGCTGGACTACCTGTCGGCCTTTGGCAAGCGCAAGGGCGTGTACCTCAACGAGGCCTTCATTGAGCTCCGGCGCGACGGTGGCAACCACGTGGCGGCGCCCGTGTGCCGGGCGGCCAGCACCACACTGGTTATTTCGCCCTCCAACGAGCTGGTGCTGCCCTGCTACCACCTCGGCGAGCAGAAATTTCCCATCAACGGCCAGCTCTACGACCTCTACCACGCGCCCGAAGTGGGCCGCCTGGTGGCGCTGGAAGGCCGCCTGCCGCAGTGCGAGGGCTGCACCATCAATTGCTACATGCAGCCCAGCTTTGCCGTCGAAACCAGCAAGTATTTCTGGCAGGCCCTGCCCAGCACTATCAAATACAACTGGACCAAAGGCACCTGGAAACGCATGCTGGCGCGGTAG
- a CDS encoding gamma carbonic anhydrase family protein: MPALILPVQSKHPQIPADCYVADNATIVGDVTFGAQCTVWFNAVIRGDVNAIRIGDKTNVQDGAVLHCTYQKAATTIGARVSIGHKAIVHGCTVEDDVLIGMGAIVMDHAVVGAGCIVAAGAVVLENTQCEPGYLYAGVPARRIKPVTEEQRANMLRTADNYVLYASWFQQQNA; this comes from the coding sequence ATGCCTGCCCTCATTCTGCCCGTCCAGAGCAAACACCCGCAAATCCCCGCCGACTGCTACGTAGCCGATAACGCCACCATCGTCGGCGACGTGACGTTCGGCGCGCAGTGCACCGTGTGGTTCAACGCCGTCATCCGCGGCGACGTCAACGCCATCCGCATCGGCGACAAAACCAACGTGCAGGACGGCGCCGTGCTGCACTGCACCTACCAGAAGGCCGCTACCACCATCGGAGCACGTGTGAGCATCGGGCACAAGGCCATTGTGCACGGCTGCACTGTGGAGGACGACGTGCTGATTGGGATGGGCGCCATTGTGATGGACCACGCCGTGGTGGGGGCGGGCTGCATTGTGGCAGCCGGGGCCGTGGTGCTGGAAAACACGCAGTGCGAGCCAGGCTACCTCTACGCCGGCGTGCCCGCCCGCCGCATCAAGCCCGTGACCGAGGAGCAGCGCGCCAATATGCTCCGCACCGCCGACAACTACGTGCTGTATGCCAGCTGGTTTCAGCAGCAAAACGCCTGA
- a CDS encoding hemolysin family protein — MILNIVLTVLLVLLNGFFVAAEFAFVKVRPSQIDIKAQSGNRLAKLVQGMMQDLNYYLSATQLGITVASLALGWVGESVVAAVVMAIIDQLDITLSPTLVHQIAIATSFTLITVMHIVLGEQAPKVLAIQKPETTSMAVAIPLRAFAFITFPLIWVLDRLSNLVAGLFGGNASHGSEVHTSEELRLLLDQSKQSGEIQESEHELLENVFEFNDRMVKQIMVPRTKLAAIDVNTPQDGILEMVYNEGYSRIPVFEGNIDNIVGVLYVKDLLQIIRRNEPIELPKIMRPAYFVPETKKINRLLRQFQRKHMHMAIVSDEFGGVSGIVTIEDIMEELVGEIQDEYDNEVPVVERVSAVEFRVNTSTSISDANEYLPFPLPEGEDYETVGGLLNVIYGNIPEVGDVAVLDNYEFRVLKRSRRSVELVQLRVTTEAEREEQEDEGLQAL; from the coding sequence ATGATCCTAAATATCGTTCTCACCGTTCTGCTGGTATTGCTGAACGGATTTTTTGTGGCAGCTGAGTTTGCCTTCGTCAAAGTTCGTCCGTCGCAGATCGACATCAAGGCCCAGAGCGGCAACCGGCTGGCCAAGCTCGTGCAGGGCATGATGCAGGACCTAAACTATTACCTGTCGGCTACGCAGCTGGGTATTACGGTAGCCTCGCTGGCCCTGGGTTGGGTAGGCGAAAGTGTAGTGGCGGCCGTGGTAATGGCCATCATCGACCAGCTGGACATCACGCTCAGCCCTACGCTGGTTCACCAGATTGCCATTGCTACCTCCTTCACGCTCATCACCGTGATGCACATTGTGCTGGGTGAGCAGGCCCCGAAGGTGCTGGCCATTCAGAAGCCCGAAACTACCTCCATGGCCGTAGCCATTCCGCTGCGGGCGTTTGCCTTCATCACCTTCCCGCTCATCTGGGTGCTCGACCGGCTGTCGAACCTGGTGGCCGGCCTGTTTGGCGGCAACGCCAGCCACGGCTCGGAAGTACACACCTCGGAAGAGCTGCGCCTGCTGCTCGACCAGAGCAAGCAAAGCGGCGAAATCCAGGAATCGGAGCATGAGCTGCTGGAAAACGTGTTTGAGTTCAACGACCGGATGGTGAAGCAGATTATGGTGCCCCGAACCAAGCTGGCCGCCATCGACGTGAACACGCCCCAGGATGGCATCCTGGAAATGGTTTACAACGAGGGCTACTCGCGCATTCCGGTGTTCGAAGGCAATATAGATAACATCGTAGGTGTGCTTTACGTGAAGGACCTGCTGCAGATCATCCGCCGCAACGAGCCCATCGAGCTGCCCAAGATCATGCGGCCGGCCTACTTCGTGCCCGAAACCAAGAAAATCAACCGCCTGCTGCGCCAGTTCCAGCGCAAGCACATGCACATGGCGATTGTGTCCGACGAGTTCGGCGGCGTGTCGGGCATCGTAACGATTGAGGACATCATGGAGGAGCTGGTAGGCGAAATCCAAGACGAGTACGACAACGAGGTGCCGGTAGTGGAGCGGGTATCGGCCGTGGAGTTCCGCGTGAACACCTCCACCTCCATCTCCGACGCCAACGAGTACCTGCCCTTCCCGCTGCCCGAAGGCGAAGACTACGAAACGGTCGGCGGCCTACTGAACGTCATCTACGGCAACATTCCGGAGGTCGGCGACGTGGCCGTACTCGACAACTACGAGTTCCGGGTGCTGAAACGCTCCCGCCGCTCGGTGGAGCTGGTGCAGCTGCGCGTCACGACCGAAGCTGAGCGCGAAGAGCAGGAAGACGAAGGCCTGCAGGCGCTGTAA
- a CDS encoding protein-disulfide reductase DsbD family protein: protein MFFRKYFLLPLLLVLCLAGAATAQILKPTKLSVALSQPTAKVGEEVDLIVNARIDDKWHLYATDFDPDLGPTVFTFSFTKSPAYELVGKPKSISSKKKYDDVFKGDITYFEKTGQMRQRIRLLQPGALTVQADVEYQTCTDIDGRCIPGEETLSFGPLPVTGTAIAATPATPAAATIAAATATAATTPAAGEAAAAAAPVASADTAAAVTAAAATPATSDTATAAASAPPVAAAAAAPVANGAVSADSGLLSLAIVAFLSGLSGLLTPCVFPLIPMTVSIFTKGSANRRQGILKALFYGFSIIFIYVVLGLLTTVLLGADGLNLISTHWLPNLIFFAVFVVFGLSFLGLFEITLPNGMVNKIDEQADKGGWAGVFFMALTLVVVSFSCTGPIVGTILAMAAHGGGIQPVVGMFGFSLAFALPFMLFALFPAWLKSLPSSGGWLNTVKVVLGFVELMLALKFLSMADLAYHWNLLPRDLYLVLWITLSGLLGLYLLGRFKLSHDSDLAHLSVGRLLMAVLAFGFMTYLIPGLFGAPLPLLAGYLPPQSRNDFSIATGGTAAATSATPLNAACEAPRYDDFLELPHGLRGYFDLAQAQRCAKALNKPLFIDFTGHACVNCRKMEASVWSDPRVLQRLREDFVVVALYVDDKAELPQNEWYTSTYDNKQKTTLGKKNADLQLSGFNVNAQPFYVLLDPTAPADLAHTLATPVAYEPSAEAFVKFLDAGLARYRQQNP, encoded by the coding sequence ATGTTCTTCCGAAAGTATTTTCTGCTGCCGTTGCTGCTTGTGCTCTGCCTGGCCGGCGCAGCCACCGCCCAAATTCTGAAGCCTACCAAGCTAAGCGTGGCCCTGAGCCAGCCCACGGCCAAGGTGGGAGAGGAGGTGGACCTCATCGTCAATGCCCGCATCGACGACAAGTGGCACCTCTACGCCACCGACTTCGACCCCGACCTCGGCCCCACGGTGTTCACGTTCAGCTTCACCAAAAGCCCCGCCTACGAGCTGGTAGGCAAGCCCAAATCCATCAGCTCTAAAAAGAAGTACGACGACGTTTTCAAGGGCGACATTACGTACTTCGAAAAAACCGGCCAGATGCGCCAGCGCATCCGGCTGCTGCAGCCCGGCGCCCTCACGGTGCAGGCCGACGTGGAGTACCAGACCTGCACCGACATTGATGGCCGCTGCATTCCGGGCGAGGAAACCCTGAGCTTCGGCCCGCTGCCCGTCACGGGCACGGCCATTGCCGCCACACCCGCTACGCCTGCGGCGGCTACTATAGCTGCTGCCACTGCTACGGCAGCAACCACGCCGGCCGCCGGCGAGGCCGCCGCTGCCGCAGCTCCTGTGGCTTCTGCCGATACCGCGGCTGCAGTAACAGCTGCTGCCGCCACGCCTGCCACCTCCGACACTGCCACGGCCGCCGCCAGCGCGCCGCCGGTAGCGGCCGCCGCCGCTGCGCCCGTAGCCAATGGCGCCGTTTCGGCCGATTCAGGGCTGCTGTCCTTGGCTATTGTGGCGTTTCTGTCGGGGCTGAGCGGGCTGCTTACGCCGTGCGTGTTCCCGCTGATTCCCATGACGGTGTCTATCTTCACCAAGGGCTCGGCCAACCGCCGCCAGGGCATCCTGAAGGCCTTGTTCTACGGTTTCAGCATCATCTTCATCTACGTGGTGCTGGGGCTGCTGACTACCGTGCTGCTCGGGGCCGATGGCTTGAACCTGATCAGCACGCACTGGCTGCCCAACCTGATTTTCTTTGCCGTGTTCGTGGTATTCGGCCTGTCCTTCCTGGGTTTGTTTGAAATCACGCTGCCCAACGGCATGGTCAACAAGATTGACGAGCAGGCCGATAAAGGCGGCTGGGCCGGGGTGTTCTTCATGGCCCTCACGCTGGTGGTGGTGTCGTTTAGCTGCACCGGGCCCATCGTGGGTACCATCCTGGCCATGGCGGCCCACGGCGGCGGCATTCAGCCGGTAGTGGGCATGTTTGGCTTCTCGCTGGCGTTTGCGCTGCCGTTTATGTTGTTTGCCTTGTTCCCGGCGTGGCTGAAAAGCCTGCCCAGCTCCGGTGGCTGGCTGAACACCGTGAAGGTGGTGCTGGGCTTCGTGGAACTGATGCTGGCCCTCAAGTTCCTGAGCATGGCCGATCTGGCCTACCACTGGAACCTGCTCCCCCGTGACCTGTACCTGGTGCTCTGGATTACGCTCTCGGGCCTGCTGGGCCTGTACCTGCTGGGCCGCTTCAAACTCTCCCACGACTCCGACCTCGCGCACCTGAGCGTAGGGCGCCTGCTGATGGCGGTGCTGGCCTTTGGCTTCATGACTTACCTGATACCGGGCCTGTTTGGGGCGCCGCTGCCTCTGCTGGCCGGCTACCTGCCCCCGCAGAGTCGCAATGACTTCTCCATAGCCACTGGCGGCACTGCCGCTGCCACCTCGGCCACGCCCCTCAACGCCGCCTGCGAAGCCCCGCGCTACGACGACTTCCTGGAGCTGCCCCACGGCCTGCGCGGCTACTTCGACCTGGCCCAGGCCCAGCGCTGCGCCAAGGCCCTGAACAAGCCGCTGTTCATTGACTTCACCGGCCACGCCTGCGTGAACTGCCGCAAGATGGAGGCCTCCGTCTGGAGCGACCCGCGGGTGCTCCAGCGCCTGCGCGAAGATTTTGTGGTGGTGGCGCTCTACGTGGACGACAAGGCCGAGCTGCCCCAGAACGAGTGGTACACCTCCACCTACGACAACAAGCAGAAAACCACGCTGGGCAAGAAAAACGCCGACCTGCAGCTTTCGGGCTTCAACGTAAACGCCCAGCCCTTCTACGTGCTCCTCGACCCCACCGCGCCCGCCGACCTGGCCCACACCCTGGCGACGCCCGTAGCTTACGAGCCCAGCGCCGAGGCTTTCGTGAAGTTTCTGGATGCCGGCCTGGCCCGTTACCGCCAGCAGAATCCGTAG
- a CDS encoding isoaspartyl peptidase/L-asparaginase family protein gives MSLRTHLLALLLAAPLTLPLAAQAQSAAPVAALAPDPSRITLVIHGGAGTITRANMTPEKEQAYNAALDQALQAGYAVLKRGGTSMDAVEASVRVMEDSPLFNAGKGAVFTHEGRNEMDAAIMNGQNLAAGAVAGVTVVRNPIAAARAVMEKSEHVMMTGPGAEQFAREKGLTIVEPAYFFTQARYDQLQKALAEDRAAGTPDQLNAPTKATPAAAPTKVKMKTKAGKPTSVVTDPAQDARLIFTEGKKYGTVGAVALDQYGNLAAATSTGGMTNKRYGRVGDAPIIGCGTYADNQSCAVSCTGWGEYFIRATVARDVAARVEFQQQPVAQAAQATIDKVAKLGGDGGLIALDRQGNLAMPFNSEGMYRGFIKADGKSQIQIYK, from the coding sequence ATGTCGCTTCGTACTCACCTGCTGGCCCTGCTGCTGGCCGCGCCCCTGACCCTGCCCTTGGCGGCGCAGGCGCAATCTGCTGCCCCGGTAGCGGCCCTCGCGCCCGATCCTTCGCGCATCACGCTCGTCATTCATGGCGGCGCCGGCACCATCACCCGCGCCAACATGACGCCCGAGAAGGAGCAGGCCTACAACGCCGCCCTCGACCAGGCCCTGCAGGCCGGCTACGCCGTGCTCAAGCGTGGCGGCACCTCAATGGACGCCGTGGAGGCCTCCGTGCGCGTGATGGAAGACTCGCCGCTGTTCAATGCCGGTAAAGGCGCTGTTTTCACCCACGAAGGCCGCAATGAGATGGACGCCGCCATCATGAACGGCCAGAACCTGGCCGCCGGTGCCGTGGCGGGCGTCACGGTGGTGCGCAACCCCATTGCGGCCGCCCGCGCCGTGATGGAGAAGTCGGAGCACGTGATGATGACCGGCCCGGGCGCCGAGCAGTTTGCCCGCGAAAAGGGCCTGACCATCGTCGAGCCGGCCTATTTCTTCACCCAGGCCCGCTACGACCAACTGCAGAAGGCGCTGGCCGAAGACCGCGCCGCCGGTACCCCCGACCAGCTGAATGCGCCCACCAAAGCCACCCCAGCCGCGGCGCCGACTAAAGTGAAGATGAAAACCAAAGCCGGCAAGCCCACCAGCGTCGTCACCGACCCGGCCCAGGATGCGCGCCTGATTTTCACGGAAGGCAAGAAATACGGCACCGTCGGCGCCGTGGCCCTCGACCAGTACGGCAACCTGGCCGCCGCCACCAGCACCGGCGGCATGACCAACAAGCGCTACGGCCGCGTCGGCGATGCACCCATCATCGGCTGCGGCACCTACGCCGACAACCAGTCGTGCGCTGTGTCGTGCACGGGTTGGGGCGAATACTTTATCCGGGCCACAGTGGCCCGCGACGTGGCCGCGCGCGTGGAGTTCCAGCAGCAGCCCGTGGCCCAGGCTGCTCAGGCCACCATCGATAAAGTAGCCAAGCTGGGCGGCGACGGCGGCCTGATTGCGCTGGACCGCCAGGGCAACCTGGCTATGCCTTTCAACTCGGAAGGCATGTACCGCGGCTTTATTAAAGCCGATGGCAAAAGCCAGATTCAGATTTACAAGTAG
- a CDS encoding Lrp/AsnC ligand binding domain-containing protein, which produces MAKNYELDDTDRKILDLLIHDAKMPYTEIARKVHVSGGTVHVRMARLEELGIVKGATLEIDYQKLGYGVDAFLGIYLLKSSVYASVAAQLREIPEVVSIHFTTGAYGIFARIRCRDTQHLREVLHGQMQLIEGIERTETLISLEESLNRPIQLL; this is translated from the coding sequence ATGGCTAAGAATTACGAACTTGACGACACCGACCGCAAGATTCTGGATCTGCTGATCCACGATGCGAAGATGCCCTACACCGAAATTGCCCGTAAAGTGCATGTTTCCGGCGGCACGGTGCACGTGCGGATGGCCCGTCTGGAGGAACTGGGCATCGTGAAAGGCGCTACCCTGGAGATTGACTACCAGAAGTTGGGCTACGGCGTAGATGCTTTTCTGGGGATTTATCTGCTGAAAAGCTCGGTGTATGCCAGTGTAGCTGCCCAGCTGCGCGAAATCCCGGAGGTGGTTAGCATCCATTTCACTACGGGCGCCTACGGCATTTTTGCCCGCATCCGGTGCCGCGACACGCAGCATCTGCGCGAGGTGCTGCACGGGCAGATGCAGCTCATCGAAGGCATCGAGCGTACCGAAACCCTGATTTCGCTGGAAGAGTCGCTCAACCGCCCCATCCAGCTGCTGTAA
- a CDS encoding energy transducer TonB — protein MKALLAALSICLLACAEPARAQSMPAVYLNSRDEATVPDSATHYRVIDRKNELLGTYAMREFSLTGTLLLRGTLSSIDPIVRTGLLTWYHPNGAKAAQVHYRTDEAEGVYVAWDEDGHVRQRGEYLNGQRTGTWISVHRNGQKRSKGTYAAGRAVGEWRYYYDTGQLSALELLGRDKGPALAFFNEDGSPYVGKLQKRELPQFPGGEGALLSYVARNTDYPRNSRRKGITGKVYVRYTVDEQGRVGQVQVVQGLSPETDQEARRVVASLPAFRPGREYNVPTAMTFTVPIHFSPSFSLFNGTRPPQVPPTEARAARPEEMY, from the coding sequence ATGAAAGCACTTTTAGCCGCGTTGAGTATCTGCCTGCTGGCCTGTGCAGAACCCGCCCGGGCGCAGAGTATGCCGGCCGTGTATCTCAATAGCCGTGATGAGGCTACAGTGCCAGATAGCGCCACCCACTACCGGGTGATTGACCGCAAAAATGAACTGCTGGGCACGTATGCCATGCGCGAGTTCTCGCTGACTGGCACGCTGCTGCTGCGCGGCACGCTCAGCTCCATCGACCCCATCGTGCGCACCGGCCTGCTGACCTGGTATCACCCCAACGGTGCAAAGGCCGCCCAGGTGCACTACCGCACCGATGAGGCTGAGGGCGTGTATGTGGCTTGGGACGAAGACGGCCACGTGCGCCAGCGCGGCGAGTACCTCAACGGCCAGCGCACCGGCACCTGGATCAGCGTGCACCGCAATGGCCAGAAACGCTCTAAGGGCACCTACGCCGCCGGCCGGGCCGTGGGCGAGTGGCGCTACTACTACGATACGGGGCAGCTGAGCGCGCTGGAACTGCTCGGCCGCGATAAAGGCCCGGCGCTGGCGTTTTTCAACGAGGATGGCTCGCCGTACGTGGGCAAGCTGCAGAAGCGGGAGCTGCCGCAGTTTCCGGGCGGCGAAGGGGCGCTGCTCAGCTATGTGGCCCGCAACACCGATTACCCGCGCAACTCACGCCGCAAGGGCATCACGGGCAAGGTCTACGTGCGTTATACTGTAGACGAGCAGGGCCGCGTGGGGCAGGTGCAGGTGGTTCAGGGCCTGTCGCCGGAAACCGACCAAGAGGCGCGGCGCGTGGTGGCCAGCCTGCCCGCGTTCCGGCCCGGCCGCGAATACAACGTGCCCACCGCCATGACCTTCACGGTGCCCATTCATTTCTCCCCCAGCTTCTCATTATTCAATGGTACCCGGCCGCCGCAGGTGCCGCCCACGGAGGCCCGGGCCGCCCGCCCCGAAGAAATGTATTGA
- the trxA gene encoding thioredoxin has protein sequence MGHKAIEITDANFDQIINSDKPVLVDFWAEWCGPCRMVGPVVEELAGEYEGKVIIGKVDVDANPQTSAKFGIRSIPTLLVFKNGQVVDKQVGAVPKHVLAQKLDAQVTA, from the coding sequence ATGGGACATAAAGCCATCGAAATTACCGATGCTAACTTCGATCAGATCATCAACTCCGATAAGCCCGTGCTGGTGGACTTCTGGGCCGAATGGTGCGGCCCCTGCCGCATGGTGGGTCCGGTAGTGGAAGAGCTGGCCGGCGAATATGAAGGCAAAGTCATTATCGGTAAAGTCGACGTAGACGCCAACCCGCAGACGTCGGCCAAGTTTGGCATCCGCAGCATTCCTACGCTGCTCGTGTTCAAGAACGGCCAGGTAGTTGACAAGCAGGTAGGTGCCGTTCCGAAGCACGTACTGGCTCAGAAACTCGACGCCCAGGTAACTGCCTAA
- a CDS encoding TIGR01777 family oxidoreductase — protein sequence MEPPLLILAGGTGFLGQHLRRYFTRAGYQVRTLSRRPRHPDDLAWDGRTLGPWAAALEGAAVVLNLAGRSVDCRYHAVNRYAIVRSRTDSTRVLGEAIAACRNPPALWLNSSTATIYEDTTGAAPANAEATGRIGRGFSEMVAQQWEAEFNLGVLPRTRRVALRTAIVLGADGGALPTLARLARRGLSTPHGSGQQWVSWLHIEDFCRAVEFLVAHPALAGAFNLCAPEPLPNAALMALLDAHYRPRWHLPQPRWLLEIGAFMLRTETELLLKSRKVVPQRLLEAGFRFRYPTCAPALADLLPQLP from the coding sequence ATGGAACCTCCACTTCTTATTCTGGCCGGCGGCACGGGCTTTCTGGGCCAGCACCTGCGGCGCTACTTCACCCGGGCCGGTTACCAGGTCCGGACGCTTAGCCGCCGCCCCCGCCACCCCGACGACCTCGCCTGGGACGGCCGCACCCTCGGGCCCTGGGCCGCGGCCCTGGAAGGCGCCGCGGTAGTGCTCAACCTGGCCGGCCGCTCCGTCGACTGCCGCTACCACGCCGTCAACCGCTACGCCATCGTGCGCAGCCGCACCGACAGCACCCGGGTGCTGGGCGAGGCCATAGCGGCCTGCCGCAACCCGCCGGCTTTGTGGCTGAACTCCTCTACGGCTACCATCTATGAGGACACCACCGGCGCGGCGCCGGCCAATGCGGAGGCTACCGGCCGGATCGGGCGCGGGTTTTCGGAGATGGTGGCGCAACAGTGGGAAGCTGAGTTCAACCTGGGCGTTCTGCCGCGTACCCGCCGCGTGGCCCTGCGCACGGCCATTGTGCTGGGAGCCGATGGCGGCGCACTGCCCACCCTGGCCCGGCTGGCGCGCCGGGGCCTCAGCACCCCGCACGGCAGCGGGCAGCAGTGGGTCAGCTGGCTGCACATCGAGGATTTCTGCCGGGCCGTGGAGTTTCTGGTGGCGCATCCAGCGCTGGCGGGTGCCTTCAACCTGTGCGCCCCCGAGCCCCTGCCCAACGCCGCCCTGATGGCGCTGCTGGATGCCCACTACCGCCCCCGCTGGCACCTGCCGCAGCCCCGCTGGCTGCTCGAAATCGGGGCCTTCATGCTCCGCACCGAAACCGAGCTACTCCTGAAAAGCCGCAAAGTGGTGCCGCAGCGGCTGCTGGAAGCCGGTTTCCGGTTCCGCTACCCCACCTGCGCGCCAGCCCTGGCCGACCTGCTGCCCCAGCTGCCCTAG
- a CDS encoding GbsR/MarR family transcriptional regulator translates to MQLDEAKRKFIEGWGTLGSAWGVSRTMAQVHALLLVSPGALSTEDIMEQLQISRGNVNLNVRALMDWGIVRKELRPGERREFFSGEKDIHRVATLILQERRKRELQPIMRVLGEISEVEPSSTATPEETAAFTQMIGSIQSFANFADRAASTLIKADENWFLSTFMKLMRPGP, encoded by the coding sequence ATGCAACTCGACGAAGCCAAGCGCAAATTCATTGAAGGCTGGGGCACCCTGGGCTCGGCCTGGGGCGTGAGCCGCACAATGGCGCAGGTACACGCGCTGCTGCTGGTGTCGCCGGGCGCGCTGAGCACCGAGGACATCATGGAGCAGCTGCAGATTTCGCGGGGCAACGTGAACCTGAACGTGCGCGCCCTCATGGACTGGGGCATCGTGCGCAAGGAGCTGCGCCCCGGCGAGCGGCGCGAGTTCTTCTCGGGCGAAAAAGACATCCACCGGGTAGCCACGCTCATTCTGCAGGAGCGCCGCAAGCGCGAGCTGCAGCCCATCATGCGCGTGCTGGGCGAAATCAGCGAGGTAGAGCCTTCCTCCACCGCCACGCCCGAGGAAACCGCCGCCTTCACCCAGATGATTGGCAGCATCCAGAGCTTCGCCAACTTCGCCGACCGCGCCGCCTCCACCCTTATCAAAGCCGATGAAAACTGGTTTCTGAGCACGTTTATGAAGCTGATGCGGCCGGGGCCGTAG